Genomic segment of Octadecabacter arcticus 238:
TCGATGCCATTGGACAAGCCGAACACCAGATAATTCTCTAATTGCGCCTTCATCTTGGCCAATACAACTCAAAGGTGCCCCATGAAACGCACACTCGGCGTCTGCTATTATCCCGAACATTGGCCCGAACATATCTGGGCGGACGACGCGGCGCGCATGGTCGATGCTGGGCTGTCATGGGTCCGCATCGGCGAGTTTGCATGGCAGCGGCTGGAACCCAAACCGGGTGAGATGGACTTCGGCTGGCTTGATCGCGCGATTAATGTCCTTGGCGATGCTGGCCTGAAAATCATCCTCGGCACACCAACCGCAACGCCGCCGCGCTGGATGCTCGACAAACACCCCGACATGCTGGCGATTGACGAACAGGGCCGCCCGCGCGGGTTCGGATCACGGCGGCACTACTGCTTTTCCCATCAGGGATTTCGCGCTGAATCCAGGCGCATCACGCGGCTGTTGGCGCAACGCTACGGATCAAATGAACACATTCAAGCGTGGCAAACGGACAACGAATATGCCTGTCATGACACAACGCGCAGCTATTCTTATGCTGCCACAGAGGGTTTTCAAAACTGGCTGGCCCAGAAATACCAAAGCACGGCTGCGCTAAACCGTGCGTGGGGCAATGTGTTCTGGTCGATGGATTACGACGACTTCGCGGACATTGGCCTGCCCAATTTGACAGTGACAGAACCCAATCATCCGCATGTGCTGGATTTTTACCGCTACTCATCGGATATGGTCGTGCAATTCAACCGCGAACAGGTCGTCGAAATCCGCGCGCAGTCCGTGGCACCAATTATCCACAACTACATGGGACGCGAAACCTCGTTTGATCATTTCAAGGTTGGCGCCGACCTCGATATCGCATCATGGGACAGCTATCCGATCGGGTTTCTATCAGATCGCATCGAAGGCACCCCCGCCCACAAACGCCGCTTCCTGCGCCAAGGCGATCCCGACAATCAGGCGTTCCACCATGACCTTTATCGTGCCGTAGGGCGCGGCAGGTGGTGGATCATGGAACAACAACCCGGCCCGGTAAACTGGGCCCCGTACAACCCTGCACCGCTTCCCGGAATGGCCCGCCTTTGGGCGTGGGAGGCGTTCGCCCACGGCGCTGAAACCGTCTGTTATTTCCGCTGGCGACAGGCCCCGTTCGCGCAAGAACAGATGCATGCAGGGCTGTTGCGGACCGATAGCGCAGACGCGCCAGCCTTGGCCGAAGCGCTGCAAGTCAGTCAAGAAATCAATAATTTACCGGACGTCGGCACCACCCGCGCCGATGTCGCATTGGTCTTCGATTACGAATCCACTTGGGCGTGGGAAGCACAACCGCAAGGCGCGGACTTCGATCAATTCCGCCTCGCGTTTTCGGCCTACCGCGCTTGTCGGCGTGCAGGGTTAAACGTTGATATTGTGCCGCCTGATATTGCCGACCTATCGGCCTACAAATTTACCCTCGCCCCCGGAGTCATGCACCTCAGCGATCCGCTGCGCGCAGCGCTTGCAGACGCCACCGCGCTGATCGGCCCGCGCACGGATACCAAGACGGAACACCTCTCAATCCCGACCCCGTTGGGGCCAAATATCGCCTCGCTTCATGTCTCGGTCGTTCTCACCGAAAGCCTGCCACCGGACGTAGGTGTGCCGCTGGAGAACGGCGGGCAGTTTGTCCATTGGCGTGAAATCCTTGAGGGTGACGCACCCGTGCAATTGCGAACGACAGACGGTCATAGCGCGATTGTTGGCGACAAATTGCGCTACATTGCAGGGTGGCCGGATGATTCGACATGGGACCTGATCCTGCGCGATCTGTGCGTCGAGGTTGGGTTGACACACTATGCCCTTCCAGACGGGTTGCGCCTGCGCGACACGGACACCCACCGCTTTGTGTTCAATTACGCACCAGAACCAATGGACTGGCGTGGAACGGAAATCCCGGCCGCAGGGGTCCATTGGGAAACCCTATGACGCCATTTGGCATCACGTCTGACGGTCGCGACGTTCACGCGCTGACCCTATCGGCGCACGGCCTGAGCGCGACCGTCTTGACCTTTGGCGCGATCCTGCAGGACCTGCGGCTGGACGGTGTCGCGTACAGCCTGACGGTCGGATCGGACCAACTGTCCGACTATGAGGGCGCGCTGAAATACCATGGCGCGATTGTCGGCCCCGTGGCCAACCGCATCTCGAACGCCACGGCGACAATCGACGAAACGACCCACCATTTCGATACTAATTTTATCGACAAACACACGCTGCACGGCGGTACGACCGGAACGCAGACCCGCATTTGGCAGATCGCGCACCATCATCCGAATCGTTTGGATTTAACGCTCGACCTTGCTGATGGCGATGGCGGCTTCCCTGGCAAACGCCATATTACGGCGCGGTTCGACATTGTCGCTGGCCCAGCGTTACGGCTCAGCATCACAATCAAAACCGCCGCGCCCAGTTTCGCCAATCTGACGAACCACAGCTACTGGAACCTCGACGGAACCGACCACATGCGCAACCACCATTTGCGCATCGACGCCGCCACGTACCTGCCGATTGACGATGAAAGCGTTGTGACCGGTGAGATCACGTCCATCAGTGACACGCCCTTCGATTTCACCGCCCCTACCCCGCTCACGCTCGGCCACGCTGCGCTCGACAATACTTTTTGCCTGTCCGATCAGCGCCGAGCATTGACCAAAGTTCTAGAGCTAAAAGGCGCGACCGGTATCGCAATGTCCGTCGCCACAACCGAGGCTGGAATCCACATTTTCGACAACCGCCCGACCTACGCCAGCATCGCAATTGAGGCGCAGGGTTGGCCCGATGCGCCCAACAGGCACGGCTTTCCAAGCATCAAAGTCACACCCAACAGACCAGTCATTCAAGTCACTGAATGGCGATTCACCCGCTAGGCTTTTCCCCAACCGCCGCCGCCTGGCGTTTCAAGGTAGAATGTCCCACCAGCGGGCAGATCAATTTCATCATTGCCCTGCAAATCGTGGCGCGTTCCATCCGGCAATACAGCCCAATTGCGCCCCACAGCGCCTGTATTGCCGCCGTCCACACCAAATGGTGCGACGATGCGGTGCGAACACAGCGTCGTCACGGTCACGGGTTCCAAGAACGTCATGACGCGGCGCGCGCCGTTTCCGCCGGACCACTGTCCAGCCCCACCTGACCCGTCGCGCACCTCAAACCGATCCAGCCGCACTGGAAAGCGCTTTTCGAGAATTTCAGGGT
This window contains:
- a CDS encoding aldose epimerase family protein, with amino-acid sequence MTPFGITSDGRDVHALTLSAHGLSATVLTFGAILQDLRLDGVAYSLTVGSDQLSDYEGALKYHGAIVGPVANRISNATATIDETTHHFDTNFIDKHTLHGGTTGTQTRIWQIAHHHPNRLDLTLDLADGDGGFPGKRHITARFDIVAGPALRLSITIKTAAPSFANLTNHSYWNLDGTDHMRNHHLRIDAATYLPIDDESVVTGEITSISDTPFDFTAPTPLTLGHAALDNTFCLSDQRRALTKVLELKGATGIAMSVATTEAGIHIFDNRPTYASIAIEAQGWPDAPNRHGFPSIKVTPNRPVIQVTEWRFTR
- a CDS encoding beta-galactosidase: MKRTLGVCYYPEHWPEHIWADDAARMVDAGLSWVRIGEFAWQRLEPKPGEMDFGWLDRAINVLGDAGLKIILGTPTATPPRWMLDKHPDMLAIDEQGRPRGFGSRRHYCFSHQGFRAESRRITRLLAQRYGSNEHIQAWQTDNEYACHDTTRSYSYAATEGFQNWLAQKYQSTAALNRAWGNVFWSMDYDDFADIGLPNLTVTEPNHPHVLDFYRYSSDMVVQFNREQVVEIRAQSVAPIIHNYMGRETSFDHFKVGADLDIASWDSYPIGFLSDRIEGTPAHKRRFLRQGDPDNQAFHHDLYRAVGRGRWWIMEQQPGPVNWAPYNPAPLPGMARLWAWEAFAHGAETVCYFRWRQAPFAQEQMHAGLLRTDSADAPALAEALQVSQEINNLPDVGTTRADVALVFDYESTWAWEAQPQGADFDQFRLAFSAYRACRRAGLNVDIVPPDIADLSAYKFTLAPGVMHLSDPLRAALADATALIGPRTDTKTEHLSIPTPLGPNIASLHVSVVLTESLPPDVGVPLENGGQFVHWREILEGDAPVQLRTTDGHSAIVGDKLRYIAGWPDDSTWDLILRDLCVEVGLTHYALPDGLRLRDTDTHRFVFNYAPEPMDWRGTEIPAAGVHWETL